In Plasmodium cynomolgi strain B DNA, chromosome 6, whole genome shotgun sequence, the sequence TGGCGCAgattctccttcccctttgttGTTTGCGGAGCTTATTCGTTTGGATGAGTGTTCTCTTTTAATGCTTGGTTGCTCCGTTTggtctcctcctcctgtcTGCTGCTCCGTTTGGTCTCCTCCTCCGGTCTGCTTCTCCGTGTggtctcctcctcctgtcTGCTGCTCCGTGTggtctcctcctcctgcctGCTGCTCCGTTTGACCATCTCCTCCCTTATGCTGCTTCGTTTGGACCTTCCTTCTCTTTGGGTTCTTCCTTTGGCCAATTCTTCCCTTAGTGCGTTTCACTGGGGGAGCATCCAGATCCTTCTTCTTCGCGCTTTTGGAGGCGCTCTTCCGGTTAGGGCtctttttgttgtttccccccttgtTCTTTACGCGTTCTTTGGCTTTTGCGTCTTCTATGTCACGTGTGACTTGTGTACTTTGCTTGTCCTTTCGGCtatccttttcctttttgtccgCTTTGGCGCCCCCGCCGGGTTGTCCCATCTTCCCCTGGGCGACGCCATTCTCGTTCTCCTTTGAACCTACGCTGTTACTCCTCgatggctgttttttttcgtcgtGGAGAGATAGTACACCAGCAATGTTGCTTTTCTTCATACtagtttcattttttcttttttttttctctattatCATGTTAGGTGGGGGAAGCTGTTTTCCTTGTTtgtcatttccttttttcctcttctcggatgtacttccccttttggttgTGCCCCCCCCCAACTCGTTGTCGTTGGATGCGTGTTGTTGTttcatatgtgtgtgcaaaaaaaaaaaaaaaaaaaaaggaagagattCACATTAAAGGGTGTATGTATTAAAGTTAAGCAATGATCAAGGGGTTGTGTTAACGCGCGTGAGATACCAATGTgtgttgacaaaaaaaaaaaaaaaaaaacgaaaaaaatgatcaatgttgtttttcttctctgtgttttgttctccttctccttctcccttttgtgggACTGATGAGCAGTGAAAAGACACGCGCATGGGTATGCCCATGGGGACGAGTcatgaaaaaatgtagccCCAAATGTGGCACAATGTGGCGAAGCggcaaaacaaaacacacGCACGTACAAGACACATTTACCCCCTTTTATACAGCCATTTAAAGCGtctttttggctagcttttttttttttttaaaaaattgtatgaacgttcataaaaaaaaaaatcaggtaaaaaaaaaaaacggctcGCTGGTCAAACCCAGCCGTCGTCAAAATTAACAACCCAAAAGTGGGCACAGAACAAGCGAAAAGCTCATGTTTAGCTCTTGACCCCTTCAGTTGCATTGTTTTCACCTGCacgttcaggcaaaaacaACGACAGTGCAGCTGTGTGTAGGTGTAATGGTATAATTGCACATTTGTATGATGGCACATTTGTATGATGGCCCATTTGTATGATGGCCCATTTGTATGATGGCACAATTGTATAATGGCACAATTGTATAATGACACAATTGTATAATGGCACATttgtatgtattattttttttttttttccacacgTGCGCACATGCCAACgtgagccttttttttttaaatcctgTGGGGCAAAAATTACGTTGAGCCAACTGATGTCTCCCTGTTGTATACGAGCGAACGGGTTGTTAAGGGGaacaagaacaaaaaaaagttaccaggaaaaaaaaacaaaacaaagccAAAGCAGGACAAATTCTGTTCAGGCATTTTTGCCAAATGGGATTATNNNNNNNNNNNNNNNNNNNNaaaaaaaaaaaaaaaaggaagaaaaaggagaagaaaaaagacaagtcgcttttccttctttccgGTGTTCCCCAACTTTCACGTTTCCCTTCACGTATTTTGATTTGGGTCCACGCTGGGAACCCCCGCGTCGATGCCCAGTTGCTGCCAATACGTCCTCTTCCTTTCGGAAGCCCCGCCCCCCTTCACTGGTTGTCTTTCCTGTAACGGTCCCTCATCAACGTTGTGACGTGCTCCTTAACGAGTGTTAAGTTATGGTTGAAAATGTAGTCGCTGTATATTTCGATGTACCTGTTCCGTAGAAACTTCCGATTCAGAGTTTCGCAAGCCTTCCTGgcctcctcctcgtcgtcgAAATAAACATGCGCTTGACCAGTGGGTTTGTTTTTTACCCCCCGGATGATGTGGATTGGGTACCCTACCTTGGCCAATTGgaaattcttaaaaaaggtttttatttcttcttctgaaGCGTCGAATGGTAGTCCTCTCAATTTCAGCCTGGGCAGGttaactttttcttcctgcacATGTTGGTATTCGCTGAAAAATCTTCGAATATTTTGGGCGGGTGTTTGGTGCACCTCCCGTAAAGGTGTGCCCCGCATATTGGCACTGCTAACCAGCTTACATGGCTTGCCTATGAGACTTTTACCTTTCTGCAGTGTTGACATCATTTTGTATGTTCGTGTAACTTCCCCGGGTGGGTGATTCGGCGCCTATGGGCATACCCGCCACctgctccccttttgctaactttccaaatgggtgaaaaacagaaaagttCGCCTGATGTCGGCTACTACCCCCTACCACCATAGAGGTGAGGTTCATCCTTTTGGAGATCTCAAAAAGGTTTTCAAATGGTACGCTTTTAACAAAGGGATGGCTGATATGAGCcccacgaaaaaaaaagcaaaaaaaaatagcaaaaaaaaatagcaaaaaaaaaaaagaaaaaaaaatcgtatcGCTACCCGTGTTGCGTAAGTCCAACTGAATGGCTGACACGGTCCCGCGTGGGGCACACGTCAAGAAGAGGAGTGCATACGCGAGAAAATGTGCAGGCATATGCCAATCGCGACGTGCACGACGAGCACGACGAACGTCATTAAGAGGCAAACGTGACATACGCGGTAAAAGTTGCCAATACTGACAATGCGGAGAAACCTAACGAGTTAAGGGAACACCCAAGCTCACCTTTATTTCACGTGAGAACACTCGCCGGCCGGTTGAACgcggaagaaggagaagttcCTCCACAGTTAATTTCCtattcctttccttttccttttcctttccctttcctttccttttccctttcctttttccgtcccccttccctttcctttcccttttcccaaACATTCCAACCCCTCACACGTGGAGTTTATGCATCCTGTACGAAGCAACAGAGGAACCCTTTTGACAAAGCTACGGAAGGTCAACCGACACAAGAAAGTATGGACGAGAATATCAGCAGCCTTTTCGGTGGCGGCCTCAGCAGTGGCGGTAGCGGCAGTAGTGATGCtgatttaaaaagaatagaagaagaaaaaaaaaaccttaatGGGAATAACTTAAACTTACTCCTAGGCGACTTGAAAATGATGACCGCATACGAAATGTCCTCCGAGTGGAATGAcacgaaaatgatgaacgAATGCTTTAATAATTTCTCCTGGTTCGATTCAAgggtgttaaaaaatatgcaaaattatttgagTGCGGATGAAGTGGAACGGTCCAAGATCGATTACGCATATAACACGTTGTTTCCGAAGCCAGTGGATGTGAaggacacaaaaatgaatatgatgTCCCTGTGGATCAAGTCGCGCATTCATTACAACAACagctttttccccttgcaGTTGTCCCCGTACGACGCATGATCGGGGGGAGCGCGGCAAGGCTGCCCCTGCCACCATGTACACCACCGCAGCGCGTTCATGTAGCTTGTTCATTTATTGTCTTTATGATactttaccatttttaccaTCTTTACTATCtttattgctttttttttttttttttttttttttttttcttcccttttaacTCCTTTCGCGCCCACCCCTTCGTCGGCACGCCAACTCCTCGCATGAAGAAGCTCTACCCATAGAAGTGTTCACGCAAAGTGGCAGACCAACCCCCCGGTGCGGTTAACCCCTACTCCGTCTAAGTTGCTCACAGGAGGGGAATCCCTCGTGAAGAGCACCCCTCTCGAAGTCGTAAAGAAAGTTTAAGCGGCAAAGTGGGGTAAAGGTNNNNNNNNNNNNNNNNNNNNNNNNNNNNNNTTCCCCCTGTCACGCTGCTTATTTGTAACAGTTGGGAGGTGTTCCCCTTCGTGACGCAAATgtagggggaggagggggtcACCACCCCCTGGAGAGACAACAAATGGTAGACCCCAATTTTGCAGTTGGGTTTATGTTCAACCCCCTCACACTCGTGTGTACGCAGGTGAGCCCTTCACCCCATATGGTGTCTCTTCCCACCTAGCGTAAGCAATTCCTCTCACATGAGGACTTCGTTTATCTTACGCCCCAGCTGGTCGACATTTGAGTAAAACTTATTCAAAACGAAGAGGGGCACATCCAGGGCCTCCTTTATATAGATATTCGTGGCAAGTTCCTCATATTGAGTCCCATCGAAATGGTCCACCATCTGCTCATCATTCGTATTGGCTTCTTCACCtgtgaaaatggaaaggggGAGAGCCTTTCATGGGGTGCATCTCCAAGGGAGCCCTTATTATGCCCATTCGTGCAAACCCTTTTTCTCCATGAGGGCCCCACCCACGGGGTGGaagaatatacatatatatacgtagaTCTTCCCACGTGAGAGAGAGAGAGCAGCCGCTGGCCCAAACGAACCAATCAAAGAGAAAAGTACTCACCGAGCTTCAGGGCATCCGATGTGAACAAGCACTCGGGTGGAGACGCTGAGGAAAAACGACCCCCATAAGtcacatgtacacacacaggggaaaacaaaaaaagatattcgATCATACtgtaaatggaaaaaatgttttcaaaaaaatattttattatattcttagcttcttcaaaatggaagagaaTAAATCGTGTGCACACTCCTCTTAGTTCATCTGCCTTGAAGGGACGTggctcttcctccttctttcctTCAATTTCGTTATTTCCTTTCTCATTGATACACATTCCATTCTCATTCTCTGTGTCCTCTCccgttttttgttttatattcACGCTGATGGGTGGTTTGTTTGGCGTAGTTTGTTCCCCCTCTTTGTTGCTGACTCGGTTGGAGGGCCTAACATAATTGTTGCTATTCATGGAGTATGACTCACCCTCAACGTAAGTACATCCCCCTTCTTGAGGAACGTCCCTTTTCAAATCGCTATCCCCTGTTGGGTCCTCCATCCAACCGTagtgtacatttttacttatcaaatggaagaaataatttatggtttttttttttctctctttcttttcttttaaattgtCTCTAATTTTACGCATGGTCATAAGAATGatggaaagaaataaattaagcTTGTATATATCTAACCCTATTCTGTTAGCGTAGAGGATGGCTTGTATCACTACGGCTGGGACCAGTTTGTGCTTGTGTGCACCTTTAGCAGTTATCCTGTCTCCGTACAGGCACTTGGTTATCTCGTCACCGATAAGCTCCTGTTCGTcattcacctttttgttgtTAAACAGGGGGTGGCAACGTTTTTCTTTGCCTTCCCTGATTAGCGGCGACTTCCCGGTTGggtgcccccctttttgctgctcctccccagTTGGCGGCGACTTTCCGGTTggttgcccccctttttgctgctcctccccagTTGGCGGCGACTTCCCACTAGGATGCTCCTCCCCACTtggctgctccccccccttcttcgcCCTTTCCCTCATCGAGCAGTCTTCCGAACTGAAAACCAACTCGCAGTTGCCCAAAGACATAATTTTgtgtcccccccccttcaaGTGCTTCGCGTGTTTAAAAAGCCCCAGTATTCCCTCCAGCATTTcgatggagaaaaaaattacgacgTCCTCATGGTAGAGCTTTCCCATCGCTGTCATTTTGCAATTCCAAGGGGGGAGACACAACCTCTTATGTGTAGACATCAAATGGTGAAGGGCACAACGCGGGATGCTCTTCAATTCTttaattcttatttttcagCGCTTAAAAtggacaccttttttttttttcatacttttGAGGAtaccccccatttggacGATTTTATCATCCTGTTTGgctgcccccttttttccaattttttttttttttttttNNNNNNNNNNNNNNNNNNNNNNNNNNNNNNNNNNNNNNNNNNNNNNNNNNNNNNNNNNNNNNNNNNNNNNNNNNNNNNNNNNNNNNNNNNNNNNNNNNNNNNNNNNNNNNNNNNNNNNNNNNNNNNNNNNNNNNNNNNNNNNNNNNNNNNNNNNNNNNNNNNNNNNNNNNNNNNNNNNNNNNNNNNNNNNNNNNNNNNNNNNNNNNNNNNNNNNNNNNNNNNNNNNNNNNNNNNNNNNNNNNNNNNNNNNNNNNNNNNNNNNNNNNNNNNNNNNNNNNNNNNNNNNNNNNNNNNNNNNNNNNNNNNNNNNNNNNNNNNNNNNNNNNNNNNNNNNNNNNNNNNNNNNNNNNNNNNNNNNNNGTACTATGCGTGTACGCTTAAGCGGCAAAAGCGAAGAAGCAAACGGGGGAGCAATCTATGCTGGCATGTGAAGGCGTATGCGCGTATGACCGACCCCTATGTAAGGACACACTACAGGAGAGCGGTGCCCCCGAACGCGTAACTGTGACGCGGCAAGGGTGAGCTTATTCCCGCACAGGCACTTAACTGCGTAGGGTATAGCGTGCAACGTACTTAGGGGGGGCGGTACGCCCGGAGTCGCAGCTCAGCTGATAGGCGACAGTTCAGGGGTGGCAGCTGACAGTTCAGAGTTTAGGATTGATAGCTGAGAGTTGATAGCTCAGGGTTGATAGCTGAGGGTTGATGACTCATATTTCTTGAAGCGACCCCGTGCATCCACTTGACTGCGTAGCCTCGTCTTGGCTTCTTTTTTGCTCCCCTCCCAGGGGTGATGCAGTCAAAAGGAAGAGCCCAAATAAGCAGGCCAAACGGCGTCGTAACTGCGTCATAACCGCGTCGTAACCGCGTCGTAACTGTGTCGTAACCGCGTCGTAACCGCGTCGTAACAGCGTCGTAACCGGGTCGTAACTGCGTCGTAACCGCTCCATCGTAACCGCTCCATCGTAACCGCTCCATCGTAACCGCTCCATCACAACCGCAGAGCCGTGGCGGagaccaaatggggagaaacgACGCACACAGGTGTAGAGCCCTCCTTTGGCTGATCTGCAGAAGGACGTTTATTCCCACGCCCCCCTGGGGGGGCAACTCACCCCACGGATTTGTTGCAAAGCTGGGGAAACTGGCACCCACGGAGGGAAAACAAAGCACACGAACGGATAAAAGAACGTTGTACCTCACTGTACACACAAAAAGTAAAGAGAGCACAGAGCTGAAGGACACAAATGAACCCCCTACTGCCACTTCGAAAGTACGAACCATCCTGAACAAGTACAAAATACACATAACATACTACtcagtttttttctccctattTTCTATGTTCTCATACTGCGTTATAAGACTGCTGCTTATGGTTCTACACGAACCAATCTCTGTGAAAATGGTGAAGGAGAGAGTGTTAATGGATCAGGCGTTGGTAGAAGAGTATGGAAATATCACCTTCTCTCGTTTCTGGACTGGGTATATAAATGAGGATCACGCTCGCGTaattattaacataaaaagtgacacgaaaaaaaacaaaaaggggaaaattatTGGGAACCTTGTCAAGCAGAAGGACGACACCTGGGTCATTAAGACGTTAACTTATTACacggttaaaaaaaatgataatttagACACCGACGACTTGAAGACTCTGCGACCGAGTGGTGGCCAAGGCTCCGGGTGTCCGGTGGGCCACGAGTCTTTGGTTACGCGCAGGATTAAGGGTTAGCCACAGGGGGTGAGCGGCAAAGGGGGGTAAGCGTCGCACCGCCCCATCAGCCAATCCTGCTCAGGACGTTCTTCTCCAGGTACTCCATTTTATCCtgtgcaacaaaaaaaaaaattacgcacaAGTACATGTGCTAAATAAacttcacactttttttttggtttgcttttttaaaaatgactaGCCGCCTTCCTGTTATTACCTCCTTGGATTTGTTCTTCCAGCTTGTGTACTCTACCGTGAGGACCTGTGCGCGTCGACGGGGGAGGAGTAGCTGGGTGAAGTAAACTGAAATAGCGGCACacaggaaaaaggggacacaCCGGGAGGACCCCCTTCTCGTGTACATCGCGCAGCTACAGTAAGCAGCCACGGTACGCAGCCACACAACGCAGCCGCGCAGGGCTTTTCGCGCCGTACTTTCCAGTTGAGCCTACGAAGGATGTAGTACTTCAACCTGCTTTTCGCGTTCAGTTCCCCGCCAAAGGTGTAGTAGTGCGTGAACCCATTGACTTCGATGCAGGTCTGCGAAAGGGATGGGGAGGAAGGAAAGGGGGGAGTCAGTATGACCGAAATGACTCTCCGTTTGTGAGGTTAACAAATTCGTCGGAGGGAGGTAACCCACTCCCCGCTGCGTAGACAATGTTACCCGCTTTTTCTGCAAAACGAAATCCAGGACGTAGGGGCCCACGGGGAACTCGCGGTCTGCCTTAAGACCCATTTCTTTGAGCAGCTTCTCCAACTGCTTCTGCATCTTGGACACTGTTAATgtgttctttattttttttctttcgatCACGTTTATGGCTTGTTCGTAGTCCCCCCCGA encodes:
- a CDS encoding hypothetical protein (putative), with amino-acid sequence RTFIPTPPWGGNSPHGFVAKLGKLAPTEGKQSTRTDKRTLYLTVHTKSKESTELKDTNEPPTATSKVRTILNKYKIHITYYSVFFSLFSMFSYCVIRLLLMVLHEPISVKMVKERVLMDQALVEEYGNITFSRFWTGYINEDHARVIINIKSDTKKNKKGKIIGNLVKQKDDTWVIKTLTYYTVKKNDNLDTDDLKTLRPSGGQGSGCPVGHESLVTRRIKG
- a CDS encoding RNA binding protein (putative); the encoded protein is MMSTLQKGKSLIGKPCKLEEKVNLPRLKLRGLPFDASEEEIKTFFKNFQLAKVGYPIHIIRGVKNKPTGQAHVYFDDEEEARKACETLNRKFLRNRYIEIYSDYIFNHNLTLVKEHVTTLMRDRYRKDNQ
- a CDS encoding hypothetical protein (putative), which encodes MTAMGKLYHEDVVIFFSIEMLEGILGLFKHAKHLKGGGHKIMDVPQEGGCTYVEGESYSMNSNNYVRPSNRVSNKEGEQTTPNKPPISVNIKQKTGEDTENENGMCINEKGNNEIEGKKEEEPRPFKADELRGVCTRFILFHFEEAKNIIKYFFENIFSIYSMIEYLFLFSPVCVHVTYGGRFSSASPPECLFTSDALKLGEEANTNDEQMVDHFDGTQYEELATNIYIKEALDVPLFVLNKFYSNVDQLGRKINEVLM
- a CDS encoding hypothetical protein (putative), whose product is MDENISSLFGGGLSSGGSGSSDADLKRIEEEKKNLNGNNLNLLLGDLKMMTAYEMSSEWNDTKMMNECFNNFSWFDSRVLKNMQNYLSADEVERSKIDYAYNTLFPKPVDVKDTKMNMMSLWIKSRIHYNNSFFPLQLSPYDA